AGAAAGAGAATGCCTCGCACCCGAGCGAGCAAAGCGCTAAAACCGCAAAGTACTCTTTCGTGGGACATCCGCTGCTTGACGAGATAAAATTCCAAAAAACAAGCTACGAAAAGCAGGGCAAGATCGCCTTTATGCCGGGCTCACGCAGAGCTGAAATTTCAAGACTGATGCCGATTTTTAGAGCCCTTGCGCCTAAATTTGAAAATAGCGAGCGAACCTTGATAATCCCGCCGCATCTGATGGATCAAAGGGATGAAATTTACGGGCCTCTGGACGGCTTTAGCATCGCAAACGATACTCCTGCTACGCTTAAGGATTGCGATTTTGCCTTCATCTGCTCTGGCACGGCGACGCTTGAGGCGGCGCTCATCGGCACTCCGTTCGTGCTGTGCTACAAAGCGCGCGCGTTTGACGTTTGGCTCGCGCGAAAACTCGTAAAGCTAAAGCACGTGGGGCTTGCGAATATTATTTTTGATTTTTTGGGCGAGGAGCCGTTACATGAGGAGCTTTTGCAAGGCGAAGTAAGCGCGCAAAACCTACTCGCCGCATACGAGCGCTGCGACGCCGCTAAATTTAAACTTGCGAGCGAGAAGCTGCTAGATTATCTGAAATTCGGCTCCAGCGAAAACGTGGCAAAAATTTTAACGCAGTCTGCGAGCTAAAATTTTAAGGCTAAAGCTTATATAATTTGATAAAAAGAAAGGAAGATTATGACGACAGAACCAATGACGCTTTACGGATATGAAAAGATCACCTCCGAGCTCAAGGAGCTTCAGAGCGTGAAGCTACCTCACATAGTCCAGCAGATCGACATCGCGCGCGGACACGGCGATCTGAAAGAAAACGCCGAGTACCACGCGGCGCGCGAAGAGCAGGCGTTTCTGCTATCGCGCATCGCCGAACTTAGCGACATCGTCTCTCGAAGTAA
This window of the uncultured Campylobacter sp. genome carries:
- a CDS encoding lipid-A-disaccharide synthase; the encoded protein is MKYLISCLEPSANLHFKEVLAHLKRLDPAYEICGIFDEKLGSPIYKSSEFSAMGFIEILPLILKAKRAITQMTRLAAECDRALLIDSPAFNLPLARAIKESGARAEISYYILPQVWAWKPHRAEKLKAFCDNLLSIWPFEAKFFGADCEGDKGAVPQEAESKDAAAQETKDKDAAQKENASHPSEQSAKTAKYSFVGHPLLDEIKFQKTSYEKQGKIAFMPGSRRAEISRLMPIFRALAPKFENSERTLIIPPHLMDQRDEIYGPLDGFSIANDTPATLKDCDFAFICSGTATLEAALIGTPFVLCYKARAFDVWLARKLVKLKHVGLANIIFDFLGEEPLHEELLQGEVSAQNLLAAYERCDAAKFKLASEKLLDYLKFGSSENVAKILTQSAS